Part of the Moorella sp. E308F genome, GCCAAAGATCAGGGCTTTGACCCCGTTCTTGGGCCACCTGGCTTTCATACCGGGGGTCGGGCCATGGAGGATATAAAGCCAGGGAAGCCATCTGGGCGGCCTGGGAAACCACCATTCTTTGACATTGAACCGGATCTTGTACTGGCCGGCATAGGTGGAAATACCCGCACCCGGCTTGCCGAGATTGCCGGTCAGCACCGGCAACAGAGCCAGGGCGCGGCCCTTCAAGTCGCCGTGATACCACTGGTAGTTGCTGGCACCATAGATGACATGGAGCGGTTTCGTTGTCGCCATCTCCCGGGCCAGGCGGACCACCGTATCCCCGGGAACGCCAGTCTCCTGCTCTACATAGGCCGGTGTATAGCTGGCTAAATGTTCTTTTAACAGCTGGAAGACCGGTTTGGCCTTAACCCGCCGGCCGTCCTTTAATTCGATATCTACTTCGCCCTCTAGGATTACATCCAGAGGAAGCTCCAGCTTTTCCGGGTGCACGGCCAGGAACTGCCCGTTGTAAGCGACAAAGGCCTCCCGGTAGGGCGGTAGTCCGTCCGGTCTGGTCAGGCCCTTTACCTCATCCGCTTTCAGGCGCCGCCCGTTATCAAGACGAACCAGAAGGGGCATATCGCTGTAGGTTTTGATGAATGCCTCGTCATAGAGTTTTTCTTCAATGATTACCCTGGCCATCCCCAGGGCCAGGGCCGCATCGCTGCTGGGTTTAAGCTGGACCCATTCGTCGGCCTTGGCGGCCGTCGGGCTGTAGTTGGGGTCAAAAACAACCACCTTTGTACCATTATTCCTGGCTTTAATCAGGAAGTCAGAGTCAATAAGGCGGGTAACCATAATGTTAGAACCAAATATCGCTATATAGCGGGAATTAAGCCATTCCAGGGGTTCCAGCTCTTCCGTCTGGACGCCGAAGGTCATGGGCCAGAACATAGGCAGATCGCCGTTCTGGTCGTAAGGGTGGATCAGGCTCCACCCCGCCATAGTAGCCAGGGCAAGCCAGGCTCCCTTCTGGACGTGGCCGGTCCCGCCGACCTGGAAAATAAAGCCGATGGATTCCGGCCCGTATTTGGCGGCAATCTCCTTAAGGCGTTTTGCCGTATAGTCCAGGGCTTCTTCCCAGGATACCTCCCGGAACTCCCCCGCACCGCGTTCCCCGGTACGGATCAATGGTTTTTTTATACGGTCAGGACCGTAGATTAGGTTGATAAAGGAGAGCCCCCGCAGGCATCCCCGGGGTCCATATTCGGGCTCGGGGTAGTCGTTGGACGGTAAAAGGGCCTTGATCTGCCCGTCCACCACCATGGCCTTAATACCGCAGGCCAGGGTACAGTTGGGTGAACAGGTACTGCGCACGTATTTAACTTCTTTTAATGGGGACGTATTCTCTGCCCCGGCTTTCGGGATAAAATATCGCGTAGGCCCCGCCGTACCCGCCAGGACGGCCGTTGCTGCCGACGCCTTTAAAAACTGGCGCCGACTGAGCCTGAATTCTCGCTTCTCTTTCTTCTTCATTAAGGTCACCTCCAAGCGGCATTTAGGGACCAGACCCCGGTATCCCGTGGTGCTGGGAACTGGTTATTCATT contains:
- a CDS encoding molybdopterin-dependent oxidoreductase, whose amino-acid sequence is MKKKEKREFRLSRRQFLKASAATAVLAGTAGPTRYFIPKAGAENTSPLKEVKYVRSTCSPNCTLACGIKAMVVDGQIKALLPSNDYPEPEYGPRGCLRGLSFINLIYGPDRIKKPLIRTGERGAGEFREVSWEEALDYTAKRLKEIAAKYGPESIGFIFQVGGTGHVQKGAWLALATMAGWSLIHPYDQNGDLPMFWPMTFGVQTEELEPLEWLNSRYIAIFGSNIMVTRLIDSDFLIKARNNGTKVVVFDPNYSPTAAKADEWVQLKPSSDAALALGMARVIIEEKLYDEAFIKTYSDMPLLVRLDNGRRLKADEVKGLTRPDGLPPYREAFVAYNGQFLAVHPEKLELPLDVILEGEVDIELKDGRRVKAKPVFQLLKEHLASYTPAYVEQETGVPGDTVVRLAREMATTKPLHVIYGASNYQWYHGDLKGRALALLPVLTGNLGKPGAGISTYAGQYKIRFNVKEWWFPRPPRWLPWLYILHGPTPGMKARWPKNGVKALIFGWGNPFDQHNMADRLRQMAIKGELEFIAGLDFSLTTSCRYSDVVFPAATWYEKTELVTTPLHPYMQLQQPAIRPLYEARSELWMARELAKRLNPDFAKHFFPDLDENTAAEKAIELLLATGGQPVAGITLEQLKKGPVRLKSEVPGNRQIPFYEQVQFKKPFPPVSRPAALEATAKFVRSGRIEFYKEEETFIQLGETLPVHKPPFEDSEYALNPEVKGKYQFAYITRNSLYRVHSTHSNNLWMNELQDNKPKVFLNPQDAAAKGIKEGDLVEVYNDRGRVRGYAVLDPGLGRKIVVFEQGWWSRYLNGDSYNSLTYPFIKPTHEVYFVPGIWAPNTAWNEALCDVRKAGEV